GAAGTGAATCTTTGTGGTAATCCAGAAATGCACACGCTTGTCATGAGAGCAGTTGCTTTGTTGAGGTATATTGTCTCAACACTtcatatttgaatttgaattaggTCTGTGGTTCAGGGAGCtgattttttcttgttttccagAAATCTTGAGGCATTGACCTTGGGTAGAGGACAACTTGGGGAAACATTTTTCCTTGCTCTTTCTGACTGTCCCTTGCTGAAGAAGTTGGTTGTATCTGATGCTGCTCTTGGAAATGGTGTACAAGAAATATCCATCAATCATGAAAGATTAGAACATCTTCAAGTTACAAAATGCCGTGTACTCCGTGTGTCTGTAAGGTAGTCACTTCATTTGgctttttaataataaattttaacaATCGCCTTTCGCTTGCTATCTGACATTGATATTGTACAGATGCCCCCAGCTTGGTATTTTATCTTTGAAGCGTAGTAACATGGCACATGTGGTGCTTAACTGCCCTATTTTGAATAATCTGGATATTGGCTCATGCCACAAGCTTCCCGATGCAGCGATTCGTTCTGCTGTCACATCATGCCCCCTTTTAGAGATTCTAGACATGTCATGCTGTTCATGTGTTAGTGACGAAACACTTCGTGAAATATCTCAAGCTTGTGCGAATCTTCGTGAGCTGAATGCTTCATATTGTCCTAATATTTCTCTCGAGGTCCGGTTTATAAATTTTCTGCAAAATTTCATTCTCCTGAATATtgtatgtttatttattttatgtaatATTTGGTTTTTATTTTCTGCTTTGTAGTCTGTGAAGATGCCGTTGCTAACTGTTCTGAAGCTTGAGAGTTGCGAGGGCATAACTTCTGCTTCGATGGCTGCAATAGCTTTCAGTAACATGTTGGAGGTTGTAGCTTCTTTTGATTACTgtttctctctacaaattatggTTAGATTTACTAATTTAAATTTTCCGTGTTGCAGGTGTTGGGGCTCGACTTTTGCAACTTGTTGACCTCTGTTTCTTTAGAGCTTCCTCACCTGAGTAATCTAAGCCTGGTGAATTGTCGCAAGTATGCCCATTATCTATCAATATGATTCTGACCAGCTTTTCTCTCCACATCGGTTTaacattttttgcttcttttattCCAGATTTGTAGACTTGAATCTAAGGTGCCTTATGCTGTCATCTCTTAATGTATCTAATTGCCCTGCGCTTCACCGTATCAGTATCACTTCAAATGCACTGAAAGTATGTCTTTCTAAATTAGAAATGTTTTTCTCCCCATTCGGAGGCTTGAATAAGTAAGAGATGTCTTGTGTTACTATAGTAAATATATCTGAAAGTTATGTACTGATCATGCAGAAACTAGCTTTGCATAAACAAGAAAGCTTGAATTCTCTTTCATTGCATTGCCAATATCTAGAAGAAGTGGATCTTTCCGATTGCGAGGTTTTGACAAATTCAGTGTGTGATGTCTTCAGCGACAGAGGTGGATGCCCAATGCTGAAGTCTTTGGTTCTTGATAACTGTGAGGTCTGTGTTTGAGTTCTTGTGTTGCGTGTTCTGTTGCTCGTgtcttatactccctccgtctcttattgttttttacgttttcctttttgggtatttcaaaatgttctttacatttccttttatattatcacataaataacttagtattctatcaaaatttgtgtccaatcattattttaaccaatcaaattcattgggtcatttaatctctcacacttttccattgggacattaaatttttctcatttcccaatatcagaattttgataaaagtgaaaacattataaataaacgtaatttatctcggTTAAATAAAACAATTGAGGGATTTCAATACAAAATAATTATTCGCTAAAAcacgtgcaaaataccaaacgtcaaaaacaaaaagagacggagggagtattttataCAAGACATGGATTGATATAACTTTAGGGGTTCCGTTGTGTTTACATTTTCTGTACTGTCTATTCTAATGGTTCTTACTGACCAGTGACCACCATCTGTTGGAGGTGCTACAAAATTTCTGTTTGAAGCGGATTTTTCTTCCTAGTGGCTACCCGTTGACAATTGGTTAGAAAGAATTTGAGACTTAGGTCGCATTATCCTAGTGAAATGTGTATGTGTGAAATTATGACTGCTAGAGCTCTGTTTTTACTGCGTCTTGCTATATTGCTAATCCTATGTGCGTAGAAGATTATATGTATCTGCTACTTTGCTTGGACATGTTTatcaatccgtggactatggaccatggtgcacatagagcatggtgcaccatgtgcaccaaaagaacacatgtgtataaacaaaagaacatgacactacgacaaaagaacatgcaatataatattttacttttttgttataaaaaatcacaatttattaaaaatataaaaaaatatatgtcgatgttctttttacgtaaccagatgttcttttaattagatactaatgttcttaaggtgcaccatgctctatgtgcaccatggtccaccttctaaattgcgcatGTTTATCGTGCTGTATTGTACTGTAGTTAATGCATGTCAGTAGATCTACATGTATATCGAAGTGGGCCAGTTTTTTCTGCTTGTAAAAGTTGTATAGTGCCTCTAGTAATCTAGTATACAGTGCTATCTTTGTAAAATTCATTTACTAACTGGTTATTCTTGTCAATTAGAGGCAGAATGCAAATTTGACAAACATCCTTATGTCTAATGCTAATCTTTGCCATGTTAAGTGAGCCTCCTTTCTTGCAATTAAGTCGACTTGTTGCGGCAAGTGCATCTGGAATCTAGATGTTTTTACATACATGTGAGaaatttcaggaaaaaaaaaatgtgtgcATGCATATATTCTGTCTATATATAATTGTCCCAACAGATTATGTGATGTCAGGAATTGAAGAGActtgtaatttttaatttttttttttcttggtgTTTTTTtctagaatataaatatattggGATATTAGGTAAAAGATCACCTTTCCTTAAAATTAAGTGATGTGTTTACTAGTGTATGGGACAATTAGAATTAGTTTACAAAGAGATTTTTTCATTTTGGGTATTTCGGGAGGTCGGTGAAGCTATAGGTGGTTTATGACTTTATGGTTATCTGCTTATCATTCACCCTTGTATGTTCTTTTGTCCCTGGGCTTCAACAATCAGTTGAACAATATATCTTCTTTTTGTCAGAAACGATTTTATCGATGACTTTCTCTTACTGAATTACTTTTTTTTACCTTTTTTCTTTTCAGAGTCTAACTGCAGTTGGACTACAAAGTACATCTCTTGTCAGCCTTTCACTGGCTGGTTGCCGTGCCATCATAACTCTTGATCTCAAATGTCCATATCTTGAGCAAGTTCGCTTAGATGGCTGTGATCATCTTGAAATAGCTTCATTTCTCCCGGTGAGTTGTTCTTTGATGCATTTGTAATGTTATTATAATACATATTCACACAGTTCTAATCCCATCACATGTTCATATTACATATCAGTTTGTATAATGGCAGGAACAGTAGTGTAATATAATATTGTATGAATAATCAGTTGAGAATTGACGCTTTGAGCAACTCTACCATCTACCTAACGCTCGTTCTAAAATCAGTTGACTGGCTTATGCTCAACTGTTATTCATTTAGTTCGACTCTATCTGATTTTTATTATATTACCCTATTTGCGGAATATTCAAACATGTACATTACATTAGCAATGTATTTACTATATAGTAATGTTCAAGCATGTACATTGCATTAATATGAACTGATAATCTGATGTAATAGACTAGAAGGTGTAATAAGATGTAGTATAACAACATATTATCATATGCGTACCACTGATAAATTCAGTGCTTGGTAATCAAAGTAATCTCAGAGGAATAACATTAATATTTTGACTACCAAACACCGAGTTTCAGATTTTCAATATGATCCACACCCAAAAATAGGAATAATGGGATCCGTAGGGTGAGTATAATGaaccaaaaaaaaggaaaagggaAAATCAAATTCCTGGGAAATGTTTTCCATCAAAACAAACAGAGCCTTAGTGTGAGTCTGAGGGGTCGTTTGGTTCACTTAAGATGGAAtggattgatatggattcaaaaCCCCATACCAGCTGAAATTTGCTTGGTTTAATATAGGAATGGATTCCATATCTCTTCTTGATGTTTGGTTCATTTACATAGGGAATTGATTAGAGATTAGATACTTTTAATACTTCCCCACAAATATAATAAGAAAAACCCCCAAAACAGAATTTTTGTTTATAATGGTGTACAAAATGTCAACCTGAATAAAGGACCTAGGCTGTAGAAAATTAGAAGCAAATTACAGCAATTCAATACACAACTAAAGATCATAACatcatattaaattaaatttcttGATTGGAGGTATGAGTTGTCATTTGATTTGTAATGGTCAAGATTGTCAGATGGTTATTTCTtgatttatttgatttttctcGGGACTTATTCAACTTATCTTGTCATGTAGGAAAACCTATTTCTTGTTGGTTACCAGTTTACTTAAGTCACAGGACTTATCTGGGGATTTGGGGTTCATGAATTAAcagtagagtttctagcaattAGGATTAATGATGAACATTGAGTTTAATGAAATTTCTGCAGGTTGGTATGCGATCGCTGAACTTGGGCATATGTCCGAAACTGAGTGCTCTCCATATTGAAGCACCTTGCATGGTTGGTCTTGAGTTGAAAGGATGTGGTGTATTATCTGAAGCTTCAATAAATTGCCCTCTTTTGACATCCCTTGATGCATCCTTTTGCAGGTGATGTAGAAAACTTACGTTTGACGTTTATCATTGTGGGAAACTATATCTTACTTCTCACAAAATTTGTATTTGCAGCCAGCTTACCGATGATTGCTTGTCTGCAACAACTGTTTCTTGTCCTCTTATTGAGAAATTGATTCTGATGTCTTGTCCCTCTATTGGCTCTGACGGGTTATCTTCCTTACGTTGGCTTAAAAATCTCACTTATCTTGATTTGTCCTACACTTTCTTGATGGATTTGCAACCGGTTTTCAGCTCCTGCTTGCGACTTACGGTAAACTTTTCAAACATAAATTACGAGTTACTCCAGTTTGTTATTTTTATATGCAGAGTTGCAGACATATGGATGTGGTTGAGTAGCTTTTCTTTGTTGCTTGCTAGATCTTTATGTGCTGGTGTTTTCCTCCATGCGCATGAGAATTATTGTTGGTTATTTTGTAGAAAACCCCACCCCCTAGCCCCCGGAAGTTGGCGATTTCCTGATTGGATGTCACAACTCTTTCAGTCCTCACCCtgaaaggaaagaaagaaaaacttTAAATATTTGGATGCAAACTGGTCTTTGAACTTAATGCAagtttttcttacacccacccacATTTTTACACTGTCTCTCCTACTGTTTCCTATTACGCTCCACTCACCTTTTCTcacaattttcttaaaaacagaGGTAGTATTAAAGATTTAAGCATGACAAATGCCTAGTTATGGGCCACCTATGTAGATGAAATTTATTTTGGGTTAAATAGATAATGATTTGTGAAGCAataagtgtatcttttaattacTTTAATTTTTAAAGGGTGCCTATTTGCTACTTGGATTAAACAGAATTCCTCTCTTCAAAGTTCACCAAACACTTACTGGTGCCCTATTTGAGGGGCACTGCACATTTTACACAGTGACAGAAAAACTTCCTGTGATATCTGAACTTTTTAAGTTTTTTTACACCCCTCTTTAAAGTGTTTGCTAATGCCTTGGTATCCCTCTCTCCTTTCTGGGTGATGTAGGTTCTGAAGCTGCAAGCATGCAAGTATTTGGATGATTCATCACTGGAGGCTCTGTATAAGGAGGGTGCTTTGCCGGCATTACATGAGTTGGACTTGTCCTATGGGACTCTTTGCCAATCTTCCATTGAGGAACTGCTAGCTTACTGCACACATCTGACTCATGTGAGTCTGAATGGCTGCAAAAATATGCATGATCTCAATTGGGGATTCACGAAACTATCAGGCTATCAGACTCCATTTGTTCAACATACGATTGAGCCTATTGAGCTCCCTCATCGCTCACTTGAGAATCTTAATTGTGTTGGGTGTCCAAATATCAAAAGAGTTAATATTCCATCTATAGCCCAATGTATTCATCTGTCATCATTAAACCTTTCTCTATCAGTGAATTTGAAAGAGGTTGATGTTGCGTGTTCCAATTTGTGCTTCCTTAACTTGAGGTATGGACTTTGTTGATCTTTATTTTTTGTGTGTGTCAGCATTTAATCCACTGATTTCCTGCTCCTGCTATTCTTCAGTAATTGTTGCGCACTGGAAATTCTGAAGCTGGATTGTCCAAAATTGACCAGCTTATTTCTCCAGGTAAGAATTTTGGCTGAAAAGTCATGTTTACTGCTTATATTGTGCAGAGTCTTTATTCATGtgaagtttttttttcctttttcggaTGGAGTAAAAATTAATGGGTATATTTGgttgaattatttgaataatGATGTATATTTGCTGATTTTTCCCCTTGATTGTTTTGGGCTATGGTGGGTGTTCTGATAGTCCTGCAATATCAACGAAGATACTGTTGAATCTGCAATATCTGGATGTAGCATTCTGGAAACTCTTGATGTTCGCTTTTGCCCCAAGGTTAGCCCTCCAGTCTTTCTTGGAATTATATGAGTGTTTGATTTTCCGTTTCTTGACTGTTTTGCTTTCCCTATCTTTCCTGTATCACAACACAACAGTTCTCGTCAGCGGCTGCTAACAAATTCCGGGCAGTATATCCAAGCTTGAAACGTGTCTTCTTCGGTAGTAGGTGATCTAATTAATTTATTCACGCATCGATCGTGTGTATGCCCTGACGCAGGGTTCTGTCGTGTGGTGtgcaattaaatgaatatggcCGTCCCTTGTATTGTTGTGATTTGGTTTATGTAGCTTCTATGAGCCAAGGCCCTCTTGTATTGTTGTGATTTGGTTTAAGCAGCTTCTATGAGCCAGTTTTTACCTTGTCCGTTGCGGACAACACACAATAAGGCCCTCTTTTATGTCTACTATTTataggttctaaatatgttaaCTGTTACAAGGGCTGGTTCCGGAGGGGTAAATCTTGCAGCGGCCTGATCCGCTTGAAGCCAGTTACATATTGTTGTGAAACAGTTTGTCCTGCCTGTCTTTACAAGGCATATAGCTAAGATATAATCTTCTTTtatcattttaaaaaaatataataaaaagtaCAAAATCCTTTCTATTTTTGGTGTTTTAATTCTTACCCGCTCTGCCTCTTTTAATTCTTACCCGCTCAgcctctttttattctttatgtaTTCCGTTTTTGGTGTCATTTTAATTTTTACGTTTtgaatattttcttttatattgtaGATTTGTAGACATTGAATCTCTTACACTTTTCAATGTCATATTTTGGATAAAATTAAAGTATTATCAAAAAGCGTAATTTGTATTGTTCAAATAAAAATAGGAGAAATCTTtatcattattaattaattgttaaatcGTGTGCACACATGTATATTTTGCTGAATGTTATTAGGTTAGATTACGTCGAAAAACTTGGGTGTAAAAAAATTAAGGGTTCCCTATCTCCCCCTTTGCTGAATTTTGAGTGGTTTAATAATAAACAGGTTAAATATGCTCCTATTTTTCACCTTTTGTTGGTGGTGGATTATCTCCTCTTAGTTTTCTATCAGGCCACATGACACTTATATAAATCAATCCTTCCCAGTTGTGTAGGAGATGGGTAATGGCCATGTCGTAATGTGGCATGTGGGCTCGCAGTTTACTAATTTGTCATACTGTcttttacaagaatttgtaGGATTTTAAATACTCCGTACTTTGTAGCTAAAAGTCTCTTATGCCAGTCTTAATTGTGTTGAACTCTGGACGATATCTGGACTTGTTTATTTCGTATTAGTCTTCTTAACTCTTAAGCAAGAAATAGGATGTGAAAAATAATGGCCATGTATTCTTTGCATGTCTTTGTCCTGGTAAATGTCCAATAAAAGTCCTTTAAATTCAGCAATTTTTGTTGAGTGGGTGTACTTTGATGTTTGATGTGTGATATGTCAAAGGAGTGGTATGAGTGGTCCATAGACTATTAAGGCCAATaccactttttattttttatatttttacagtACATATAGTTGGGACTTGGGAGTGTCATCCATCCTTGATGGATTAGCATTACTTATGTCCTTATCTTTGTTTCTTAGCATTGGCATCCTAATAGGCTATAGTCATACCAAATTACCAATAACCAATCCTGGTGCAATTATTCTTCTGTATAGGTAAGAAGAATAAAAGGAACATTAGGAGTTCCGGAGTCTGGACTAGAAGAAGATTGAAACTCGGACAATTTTGAAAAAGATTAAAAATGACCTACATATTACGTAGTAACACATTAACCACACTATTCATTAGCGAATGAAGAATAATTTCACCATTAGAACAATTTatttaaaactttttttttggtgttagcacccgcgGTTCACCCTTTGGGCTAATTCGGATTCGGAAcgagttctgagtggataggtttcagtcccctcccaattgttgttgcgggggatcgaatacgggttctccctatcaagttcagcctcaatcaccactgaaccaacaagtaATTGGTACAATTTATTTAAAACTTGACTAGGTTAAACAAGACAATTGATCTTCATatgatttttcttttttcttttttatctgACCATTATTGCATGGCTTACTTCATATTTGGTGCTAACTTCATATGTAAACAAGTTGATCATTAGAACAATTTATTCAAAATTTGACTAGGTTAAACTAgtactataatttttttttttttttttttgtttttttaatctaGACCATTGTTGCATGACAAGTTAGTTTGGGGGTAAGTTTTTTTCCCCCTTTGATTGTGTGATGACTCGAGTCCATTGTTAATGGAGCCTACATATACTTTACATAGTATTGTAGGAAGTATTAGTAATTTTCGATGGGGACCTTTTTCTAGTCAACTAACCTATTATGACTCCAACTGTCAAAGAGTAAAAGTAACAAATAGAGACAAAAAATTATGTCCCCCCCTTCTTCTCTTTTTGTATAATTAGTGTGAACAAAAAGGACCACTTCTAAATAATACTCCTAATATAAAAGGCCAATTACCCAATTAGAAGAGGAAAACAACTAATGGCTAACATTTAAAGAGGGCCAATGTTTATTGTTGCTAGTAtttggaaagggaatttttGCATTGTGAGGGGAAATTTGGGCTTGAGACGCCGGAGTTAGGGTTTTTGAATTAAGATGTGGGGGTATCGACCATTTTTCAATTAGAGAGCAGATATGTCATTAAAATAGTTATTTAGTccgtattaatttattttttctaataaaTATAAGGTATAAACGTCACAAAATTGGGTGGTCGGTCGCCCACCTTTAAGGCTTTAACACACCATGGCTCCCCTTGAGCCTATTGTAGATAACTAGATATAAGTACTTGTATTTGGTAGTGTTGGTCTTAGAAAAAGGCCAATTTACTTTATAGAGAGGGATTAATTCTTGGCCTCAAATAATATTCCTTTTGAGTTCTTTCTACGAAGTATATATTTAACCTTTAATATTTCCAAAAATGATAACAAAATCTTTTGAAAGTATGAAGTAATTAAGGCTTAGGAACCACAAGAATAttgcttttttttatttagcTAGAAGACGACTAAGTTTCTGGATTTTGCTTGTTTCGTTGTCCTTCAACGTTAAATTTCCTTTGGACTTTGGTTTAAGTTCAAATGACAGATATTGAGATTATTGACTAGTCTCATTTGCCAACTAAAAGTAAAATTGCATGATATGTATTGATCATTGATGTATTGAGCAGTGACGGGTCTTAAGTAGTTGTACGAGGGAGATCATCAGAAGAATTAAACAATATAGTACATAATATACTTCTATACAGATTTTAGGGTGAAGTAACTAGACAAATTTTATACAGATTTTAGGGTGAAGTAACTAGATACATTTGTGAAAaaccaccttataaaattgtgtttttgccaaaattgtcttatcaaaaaaaatgttgtaaactaccttcgtttcaaaatgatctttacactttccattttagttcgtttcataatgttctttatactttactttattttatttttgaacatGAAAATATATTACcttaccccacaatatttacaattttcactcactttctattactttattcttttttttttcatacatTCACATTTTTAcgcatttctcttactttatccatattttattatattcaaccaactttaTCATttatgtcttaatatttgtgcaaatattaactgtaaagatctttatgaaacgAAGGTAGTACCTTATAAAAAAGTTATGTTGTAAGATACGTACTACATTTTTCCAAATTTTGAAGATTGACTCAAAATTCTgggattgactttaccatatgaATCTGATGTTCCACTTAATTACCTTTTTCTCATTAGATACCTCGTGAGATACATCTAGTAAAGCGAATCAATGTTCATAATCATACGAAAGGTAATATCGTACAACGTAAAATTTtggacaacttttgtgtaaggcCGCCTTACCGCAAAGATTAccttgattgcttaactaattggtttcattgcttattagttttagtgcttaactaattagttcaattgtttaactaattgtttcatgtgcttaactaattagtccaTGTGCTTAACTAATcgattccattgcttaacttatatgaaccaatacggtcttttgtgtaagatccCTCCTCCCCCACTTAAATCCCAAGCAAATTCTTGGGATTGGATTCAAACCCTACACTATACtagaaaaaaagggaaagctcaCCGCTTAAGCCAACCTCATTTCCTACGTCTACATGTATCACTTACTATCTATTTGATTACCTAACTATattcactacaaaaaaaatcattttatagagacgagggatttcgtctctaaatagtccaaatccgtctcaaaatgatgattGGAGACGGATTTGAGACGAAATGGGGTGTCTCTATAGAGGGCGTCTCAAAAAAATATGAGACGGAATTTTGGCAAGtccattacaaatttgagacgAAAAGTTTGAAACTCTATATACAATCCcatcttaattttaatttagagacgAAATTTTAGTAATCCGCCTCAAGTTTGAGATGCTTATAGTTTCCGTCTCAAATTCCGTCA
This sequence is a window from Spinacia oleracea cultivar Varoflay chromosome 1, BTI_SOV_V1, whole genome shotgun sequence. Protein-coding genes within it:
- the LOC110795100 gene encoding F-box/LRR-repeat protein 15; amino-acid sequence: MRLWCCLPCFVGEDREDIMESARNGEIKSEPEKLIEGEEEKEAEKGEEVLSESLELGFCLGLPGSSSVGCSSNKKSVEGLKGGGSKRDLGGFVVEREKSVFESLELSIGGSRSRDLPSLDDCVPPFLINVIDFGESSSFPVPEEAFFGCDLQHKRAKVESRFPETHCSTYAPSCTDNNSLDAIRSYHTSTNSSVYLKNKIQDLIPPDMDDCVNIVSYNKVGDVIEDIDTSYMDDMGIPLDLSDDLLHMVFSFLGHAHLCIAAMVCKQWRVASAHEDFWRSLDFENRSISVAQLEDICHRYPRATEVNLCGNPEMHTLVMRAVALLRNLEALTLGRGQLGETFFLALSDCPLLKKLVVSDAALGNGVQEISINHERLEHLQVTKCRVLRVSVRCPQLGILSLKRSNMAHVVLNCPILNNLDIGSCHKLPDAAIRSAVTSCPLLEILDMSCCSCVSDETLREISQACANLRELNASYCPNISLESVKMPLLTVLKLESCEGITSASMAAIAFSNMLEVLGLDFCNLLTSVSLELPHLSNLSLVNCRKFVDLNLRCLMLSSLNVSNCPALHRISITSNALKKLALHKQESLNSLSLHCQYLEEVDLSDCEVLTNSVCDVFSDRGGCPMLKSLVLDNCESLTAVGLQSTSLVSLSLAGCRAIITLDLKCPYLEQVRLDGCDHLEIASFLPVGMRSLNLGICPKLSALHIEAPCMVGLELKGCGVLSEASINCPLLTSLDASFCSQLTDDCLSATTVSCPLIEKLILMSCPSIGSDGLSSLRWLKNLTYLDLSYTFLMDLQPVFSSCLRLTVLKLQACKYLDDSSLEALYKEGALPALHELDLSYGTLCQSSIEELLAYCTHLTHVSLNGCKNMHDLNWGFTKLSGYQTPFVQHTIEPIELPHRSLENLNCVGCPNIKRVNIPSIAQCIHLSSLNLSLSVNLKEVDVACSNLCFLNLSNCCALEILKLDCPKLTSLFLQSCNINEDTVESAISGCSILETLDVRFCPKFSSAAANKFRAVYPSLKRVFFGSR